A genomic stretch from Lathyrus oleraceus cultivar Zhongwan6 chromosome 2, CAAS_Psat_ZW6_1.0, whole genome shotgun sequence includes:
- the LOC127122938 gene encoding uncharacterized protein LOC127122938, whose product MTSAKRESTSQGGLVDQLKETCKELENGIRVAKARKEALEVLICSLEKQEVEKAGKDSNTRPKSQSSGSSGSFECSKDEDEGEGKSKTTTNTKETKTQGPRVQAVESDDGNLLPDTSKQAKKKKKQAKTSDATSQPKVVVTKVQTKKPTILKVLEADLEFAAKTTPERLESDNSSPGAEGPKDGAEDILDQAEDVSNDEKEQDEDRSMFYIPPVDDQNEHEEDDEENDANDEENSGEMPKAIQSSDAAKELKAPSNGNTDASSLEELKALKWSKPTKYLKAIISDKGSSNDKCSSSSTMFGGYLVSKSADDLLKNIKEKALDVDLLQVLENDPSACFGINDLLKRVDILTTSLEVVDVIIEIGLLIDQITTDLHCIKYASTKIQNKTETQAAKWEVVTESTTRVS is encoded by the exons atgacatctgccaaAAGGGAGTCTACATCTCAAGGGGGCCTGGTTGATCAACTAAAAGAAACTTGCAAGGAATTGGAaaatggtataagggtggccaaggctaGAAAAGAAGCTTTAGAAGTTCTTATCTGTAGCCTGGAGAAGCAAGAAGTAGAGAAGGCTGGGAAGGACTCAAATACAAGACCAAAATCccaatccagtggcagctctgGAAGCTTTGAGTGTTCtaaagatgaagatgaaggtgaag GCAAGTCAAAAACCACCACCAACACCAAAGAAACGAAAACTCAAGGACCCCGAGTTCAAGCAGTCGAATCAGATGATGGTAATCTCTTGCCAGATACCTCCAAACAAGCCAAGAAGAAAAAGAAGCAAGCAAAGACCTCTGATGCCACTTCTCAACCAAAAGTTGTTGTCACCAAGGTTCAAACCAAAAAACCTACTATTCTGAAGGTGCTCGAAGCTGATCTTGAGTTTGCTGCTAAGACTACTCCTGAACGGCTCGAGAGCGATAACTCCAGCCCCGGAGCTGAAGGTCCTAAG GATGGCGCGGAAG ACATTCTTGACCAAGCTGAAGATGTCTCAAATGATGAGAAAGAACAAGATGAAGATCGCTCTATGTTCTACATTCCTCCAGTTGATGATCAAAATGAACATGAAGAAGATGACGAAgagaatgatgcaaatgatgaGGAAAACTCAGGTGAAATGCCTAAGGCTATCCAAAGTTCTGATGCTGCCAAAGAATTAAAGGCACCTTCGAATGGTAATACTGATGCTTCCTCTCTAGAAGAATTAAAAGCATTGAAATGGAGTAAGCCAACGAAATACCTAAAGGCAATCATAAGCGATAAAGGTAGTTCGAACGACAAATGCTCCAGCTCCTCAACTATGTTTGGTGGCTACTTAGTGAGCAAGTCTGCTGATGATTTACTCAAAAATATCAAAGAGAAGGCTTTAGACGTTGATCTGCTTCAAGTCTTAGAGAATGATCCTTCTGCCTGCTTTGGGATCAATGATCTTTTGAAGCGAGTTGACATCTTAACCACCTCTCTAGAAGTCGTAGACGTCATCATTGAAATTGGGCTATTGATTGATCAAATCACTACAGACCTCCATTGCATAAAGTACGCTTCGACTAAAATTCAGAATAAAACAGAAACACAAGCAGCCAAATGGGAGGTTGTAACTGAATCCACCACCAGAGTTTCTTAA